The Primulina huaijiensis isolate GDHJ02 chromosome 12, ASM1229523v2, whole genome shotgun sequence genome has a window encoding:
- the LOC140989875 gene encoding mitochondrial intermediate peptidase, mitochondrial isoform X1 produces the protein MRALLRRRSAYFICSGRLLHSARAPWIKETGLYGFDHLKNPQGFQRMVDVAIDRSNELVNYIAGMPSAPEIIKAMDEISDTVCTVVDSAELCRHTHPDMEFVEEASKASLRINEYLHCLNSNPSLYLAVVKAETNNHMLTVEAARAANYLRIDLEKGGIHLSPEKLDRVNQLNIDIVRLCRQFNENIITDPGHVDIFPASRIPINLHHLAKPINRPSLVVSRRSTGSDYNLKERGFRLATEPDALCSILQLASDSEVRKLAYIEGNSAPRANLKVLDKLLAARHEFSEIMGSKSYAEFTLKDNMASSPEVVRSFLSDMSKMVRLKAEEELKNISNFKSSKGFLFGEVVEPWDEPYFTRMMKSSTHNLDFSVVASYFSLPQCIEGLKVLAKSLFGVKFQEIPLCPGESWHPDVLKLSLHHPNEGNLGYLYLDLKSRKGKHPICAHFAIKGGRRISEIEYQVPIVALVCNFPGSNFTSVKLHHSDVETLFHEFGHALHSLLSRTDCQHFSGTRVVLDFAETPSNLFEYFAWDYRVLRTFAKHHSTGEPIPENLVKSLIGAKNMFAATELQRQIFYALIDQTLHTMQPSTIQDTISVVSDLKREHTSWRHVEGTHWHTRFSHLVTYGAGYYSYLYAKCFAATIWKKIFEEDPLSEAAGSALRSKFLEHGGAKDPAIILKDLVGNSVIRNLDGGIIPDITSLGEEMKLVN, from the exons ATGCGAGCTCTGCTCCGTAGACGCTCGGCGTATTTTATCTGCTCAGGCCGCCTTCTACACTCCGCTAGGGCTCCATGGATCAAAGAAACTGGTTTATATGGATTCGACCACTTGAAGAACCCGCAGGGGTTCCAGCGCATGGTTGATGTTGCAATCGATCG GTCGAACGAGCTCGTTAATTATATCGCCGGAATGCCTTCAGCTCCCGAAATTATTAAAGCAATGGATGAGATATCCGATACG GTTTGTACTGTCGTTGACTCTGCGGAGCTTTGTCGGCATACACATCCAGATAT GGAATTTGTGGAGGAGGCGAGCAAAGCATCTCTGCGCATAAATGAATATCTACAT TGTCTTAACTCGAATCCTAGTTTGTACCTTGCTGTTGTAAAAGCTGAGACCAATAATCACATGCTTACTGTAGAAGCTGCGAGGGCTGCGAATTATCTGCGCATTGACTTGGAGAAAGGTGGAATTCATCTCAGCCCTG AAAAGTTGGACCGAGTTAATCAGCTAAATATAGACATTGTCCGCCTTTGCAGACA GTTTAATGAAAACATTATCACTGACCCAGGTCATGTGGATATATTCCCAGCATCACGTATTCCAATAAATTTGCATCATCTCGCCAAACCCATCAACCGCCCTTCGTTAGTGGTCTCAAGGAGATCAACAGGATCAGATTATAATTTGAAAGAGAGAGGATTTCGTTTAGCGACAGAACCTGATGCTTTGTGCTCTATTTTGCAGTTGGCGTCTGATTCTGAG GTTAGAAAGTTGGCTTACATCGAAGGAAATTCTGCTCCACGTGCAAATCTGAAAGTTCTGGATAAGCTTCTTGCAGCACGTCATGAGTTCTCCGAG ATAATGGGAAGTAAATCTTATGCTGAATTCACTCTTAAGGATAATATGGCTTCATCACCTGAAGTTGTTCGGTCTTTTCTGAGTGACATGAGTAAAATGGTCAGACTAAAGGCTGAAGAG GAGCTTaagaatatttcaaattttaagagCAGCAAAGGTTTTCTATTTGGTGAAGTTGTTGAGCCATGGGATGAGCCATACTTCACTCGAATGATGAAATCATCAACCCACAATCTGGATTTCTCA GTTGTTGCGTCTTATTTTTCCTTGCCACAATGTATCGAGGGACTAAAAGTTCTGGCCAAGTCATTATTTGGGGTAAAATTTCAGGAGATACCACTTTGTCCTGGTGAATCATGGCATCCAGATGTGCTGAAATTATCCCTTCACCATCCTAATGAG GGTAACTTGGGGTATTTGTACCTTGATTTGAAATCGAGAAAGGGTAAGCATCCTATCTGTGCTCATTTTGCTATCAAAGGGGGGCGCCGGATTTCAGAAATAGAATACCAAGTACCG ATTGTAGCACTGGTTTGCAATTTTCCGGGGTCAAACTTTACTTCTGTGAAGCTTCATCATTCTGATGTAGAAACACTTTTTCATGAGTTTGGGCATGCTCTTCATTCATTGCTTTCCAGAACG GATTGCCAACATTTTTCCGGAACCAGGGTTGTTCTTGATTTTGCAGAAACACCTTCAAATCTCTTTGA GTACTTTGCTTGGGATTATCGAGTCTTAAGGACATTTGCAAAACATCATTCAACAGGTGAACCGATAcctgaaaatttggtaaaatcaCTAATAGGAGCAAAAAATATGTTTGCTGCAACCGAATTGCAACGCCAG ATCTTCTATGCCTTGATCGATCAAACACTTCATACAATGCAGCCCTCTACAATCCAAGATACAATTTCTGTTGTTTCGGATCTGAAAAGAGAGCACACCAGTTGGAGGCACGTGGAAGGAACTCATTGGCACACACGATTCAGTCATCTTGTTACTTATGGTGCAG GTTACTACAGCTATCTGTATGCCAAATGCTTTGCTGCAACAATATGGAAAAAGATTTTCGAGGAAGACCCATTATCAGAAGCTGCAGGATCTGCTCTAAGATCGAAATTCTTGGAGCATGGTGGAGCCAAGGATCCAGCCATCATATTGAAAGACCTTGTAGGGAATTCTGTGATAAGAAATCTGGATGGAGGCATTATCCCTGACATTACGAGCCTCGGCGAGGAGATGAAGCTAGTGAACTAG
- the LOC140989875 gene encoding mitochondrial intermediate peptidase, mitochondrial isoform X2, producing the protein MFIEPTWCKLCLNSNPSLYLAVVKAETNNHMLTVEAARAANYLRIDLEKGGIHLSPEKLDRVNQLNIDIVRLCRQFNENIITDPGHVDIFPASRIPINLHHLAKPINRPSLVVSRRSTGSDYNLKERGFRLATEPDALCSILQLASDSEVRKLAYIEGNSAPRANLKVLDKLLAARHEFSEIMGSKSYAEFTLKDNMASSPEVVRSFLSDMSKMVRLKAEEELKNISNFKSSKGFLFGEVVEPWDEPYFTRMMKSSTHNLDFSVVASYFSLPQCIEGLKVLAKSLFGVKFQEIPLCPGESWHPDVLKLSLHHPNEGNLGYLYLDLKSRKGKHPICAHFAIKGGRRISEIEYQVPIVALVCNFPGSNFTSVKLHHSDVETLFHEFGHALHSLLSRTDCQHFSGTRVVLDFAETPSNLFEYFAWDYRVLRTFAKHHSTGEPIPENLVKSLIGAKNMFAATELQRQIFYALIDQTLHTMQPSTIQDTISVVSDLKREHTSWRHVEGTHWHTRFSHLVTYGAGYYSYLYAKCFAATIWKKIFEEDPLSEAAGSALRSKFLEHGGAKDPAIILKDLVGNSVIRNLDGGIIPDITSLGEEMKLVN; encoded by the exons ATGTTCATCGAACCAACTTGGTGCAAGTT GTGTCTTAACTCGAATCCTAGTTTGTACCTTGCTGTTGTAAAAGCTGAGACCAATAATCACATGCTTACTGTAGAAGCTGCGAGGGCTGCGAATTATCTGCGCATTGACTTGGAGAAAGGTGGAATTCATCTCAGCCCTG AAAAGTTGGACCGAGTTAATCAGCTAAATATAGACATTGTCCGCCTTTGCAGACA GTTTAATGAAAACATTATCACTGACCCAGGTCATGTGGATATATTCCCAGCATCACGTATTCCAATAAATTTGCATCATCTCGCCAAACCCATCAACCGCCCTTCGTTAGTGGTCTCAAGGAGATCAACAGGATCAGATTATAATTTGAAAGAGAGAGGATTTCGTTTAGCGACAGAACCTGATGCTTTGTGCTCTATTTTGCAGTTGGCGTCTGATTCTGAG GTTAGAAAGTTGGCTTACATCGAAGGAAATTCTGCTCCACGTGCAAATCTGAAAGTTCTGGATAAGCTTCTTGCAGCACGTCATGAGTTCTCCGAG ATAATGGGAAGTAAATCTTATGCTGAATTCACTCTTAAGGATAATATGGCTTCATCACCTGAAGTTGTTCGGTCTTTTCTGAGTGACATGAGTAAAATGGTCAGACTAAAGGCTGAAGAG GAGCTTaagaatatttcaaattttaagagCAGCAAAGGTTTTCTATTTGGTGAAGTTGTTGAGCCATGGGATGAGCCATACTTCACTCGAATGATGAAATCATCAACCCACAATCTGGATTTCTCA GTTGTTGCGTCTTATTTTTCCTTGCCACAATGTATCGAGGGACTAAAAGTTCTGGCCAAGTCATTATTTGGGGTAAAATTTCAGGAGATACCACTTTGTCCTGGTGAATCATGGCATCCAGATGTGCTGAAATTATCCCTTCACCATCCTAATGAG GGTAACTTGGGGTATTTGTACCTTGATTTGAAATCGAGAAAGGGTAAGCATCCTATCTGTGCTCATTTTGCTATCAAAGGGGGGCGCCGGATTTCAGAAATAGAATACCAAGTACCG ATTGTAGCACTGGTTTGCAATTTTCCGGGGTCAAACTTTACTTCTGTGAAGCTTCATCATTCTGATGTAGAAACACTTTTTCATGAGTTTGGGCATGCTCTTCATTCATTGCTTTCCAGAACG GATTGCCAACATTTTTCCGGAACCAGGGTTGTTCTTGATTTTGCAGAAACACCTTCAAATCTCTTTGA GTACTTTGCTTGGGATTATCGAGTCTTAAGGACATTTGCAAAACATCATTCAACAGGTGAACCGATAcctgaaaatttggtaaaatcaCTAATAGGAGCAAAAAATATGTTTGCTGCAACCGAATTGCAACGCCAG ATCTTCTATGCCTTGATCGATCAAACACTTCATACAATGCAGCCCTCTACAATCCAAGATACAATTTCTGTTGTTTCGGATCTGAAAAGAGAGCACACCAGTTGGAGGCACGTGGAAGGAACTCATTGGCACACACGATTCAGTCATCTTGTTACTTATGGTGCAG GTTACTACAGCTATCTGTATGCCAAATGCTTTGCTGCAACAATATGGAAAAAGATTTTCGAGGAAGACCCATTATCAGAAGCTGCAGGATCTGCTCTAAGATCGAAATTCTTGGAGCATGGTGGAGCCAAGGATCCAGCCATCATATTGAAAGACCTTGTAGGGAATTCTGTGATAAGAAATCTGGATGGAGGCATTATCCCTGACATTACGAGCCTCGGCGAGGAGATGAAGCTAGTGAACTAG
- the LOC140989324 gene encoding protein LPA2: MALIFHYSSSFLTNKPHLLHKPDLNPTKFSVKSQQDSSTEEDTSNPSSENPGNSSSGRGFGSSASADVAGKKQQLKGKRDVIRRDPVEKPSFASPQQAGKVEGLTKNESAFLLAWLGLGAIILIEGIALAASGFLPGAWDDFFVKYLYPSFTPTVFLFVAGTVSYGVLKSLQNEKSSTED, encoded by the exons ATGGCGCTAATATTCCACTACTCCTCATCTTTTCTCACAAATAAACCGCATCTCCTCCACAAACCAGACCTTAATCCCACCAAATTTTCCGTCAAATCTCAGCAAGATTCTTCTACAGAAGAAGATACTTCGAACCCATCTTCCGAAAATCCCGGAAACTCGTCTTCCGGAAGGGGATTCGGCTCCTCGGCTTCTGCAGATGTTGCGGGCAAGAAGCAGCAGCTGAAGGGGAAAAGAGACGTTATCCGCCGAGATCCGGTGGAAAAACCGAGCTTCGCGTCGCCGCAGCAGGCGGGTAAAGTTGAGGGGCTGACGAAGAATGAGAGTGCTTTTTTACTTGCTTGGTTGGGCCTCGGCGCGATAATTCTTATTGAAGGCATTGCTCTTGCTGCCTCAG GTTTTCTACCCGGAGCATGGGATGACTTCTTTGTCAAGTATTTATATCCATCTTTCACCCCAACTGTCTTCTTGTTTGTTGCTGGAACAgtctcatatggagttttaaAGTCTTTGCAGAACGAAAAATCTTCAACCGAAGACTGA
- the LOC140989875 gene encoding mitochondrial intermediate peptidase, mitochondrial isoform X3: MLTVEAARAANYLRIDLEKGGIHLSPEKLDRVNQLNIDIVRLCRQFNENIITDPGHVDIFPASRIPINLHHLAKPINRPSLVVSRRSTGSDYNLKERGFRLATEPDALCSILQLASDSEVRKLAYIEGNSAPRANLKVLDKLLAARHEFSEIMGSKSYAEFTLKDNMASSPEVVRSFLSDMSKMVRLKAEEELKNISNFKSSKGFLFGEVVEPWDEPYFTRMMKSSTHNLDFSVVASYFSLPQCIEGLKVLAKSLFGVKFQEIPLCPGESWHPDVLKLSLHHPNEGNLGYLYLDLKSRKGKHPICAHFAIKGGRRISEIEYQVPIVALVCNFPGSNFTSVKLHHSDVETLFHEFGHALHSLLSRTDCQHFSGTRVVLDFAETPSNLFEYFAWDYRVLRTFAKHHSTGEPIPENLVKSLIGAKNMFAATELQRQIFYALIDQTLHTMQPSTIQDTISVVSDLKREHTSWRHVEGTHWHTRFSHLVTYGAGYYSYLYAKCFAATIWKKIFEEDPLSEAAGSALRSKFLEHGGAKDPAIILKDLVGNSVIRNLDGGIIPDITSLGEEMKLVN; the protein is encoded by the exons ATGCTTACTGTAGAAGCTGCGAGGGCTGCGAATTATCTGCGCATTGACTTGGAGAAAGGTGGAATTCATCTCAGCCCTG AAAAGTTGGACCGAGTTAATCAGCTAAATATAGACATTGTCCGCCTTTGCAGACA GTTTAATGAAAACATTATCACTGACCCAGGTCATGTGGATATATTCCCAGCATCACGTATTCCAATAAATTTGCATCATCTCGCCAAACCCATCAACCGCCCTTCGTTAGTGGTCTCAAGGAGATCAACAGGATCAGATTATAATTTGAAAGAGAGAGGATTTCGTTTAGCGACAGAACCTGATGCTTTGTGCTCTATTTTGCAGTTGGCGTCTGATTCTGAG GTTAGAAAGTTGGCTTACATCGAAGGAAATTCTGCTCCACGTGCAAATCTGAAAGTTCTGGATAAGCTTCTTGCAGCACGTCATGAGTTCTCCGAG ATAATGGGAAGTAAATCTTATGCTGAATTCACTCTTAAGGATAATATGGCTTCATCACCTGAAGTTGTTCGGTCTTTTCTGAGTGACATGAGTAAAATGGTCAGACTAAAGGCTGAAGAG GAGCTTaagaatatttcaaattttaagagCAGCAAAGGTTTTCTATTTGGTGAAGTTGTTGAGCCATGGGATGAGCCATACTTCACTCGAATGATGAAATCATCAACCCACAATCTGGATTTCTCA GTTGTTGCGTCTTATTTTTCCTTGCCACAATGTATCGAGGGACTAAAAGTTCTGGCCAAGTCATTATTTGGGGTAAAATTTCAGGAGATACCACTTTGTCCTGGTGAATCATGGCATCCAGATGTGCTGAAATTATCCCTTCACCATCCTAATGAG GGTAACTTGGGGTATTTGTACCTTGATTTGAAATCGAGAAAGGGTAAGCATCCTATCTGTGCTCATTTTGCTATCAAAGGGGGGCGCCGGATTTCAGAAATAGAATACCAAGTACCG ATTGTAGCACTGGTTTGCAATTTTCCGGGGTCAAACTTTACTTCTGTGAAGCTTCATCATTCTGATGTAGAAACACTTTTTCATGAGTTTGGGCATGCTCTTCATTCATTGCTTTCCAGAACG GATTGCCAACATTTTTCCGGAACCAGGGTTGTTCTTGATTTTGCAGAAACACCTTCAAATCTCTTTGA GTACTTTGCTTGGGATTATCGAGTCTTAAGGACATTTGCAAAACATCATTCAACAGGTGAACCGATAcctgaaaatttggtaaaatcaCTAATAGGAGCAAAAAATATGTTTGCTGCAACCGAATTGCAACGCCAG ATCTTCTATGCCTTGATCGATCAAACACTTCATACAATGCAGCCCTCTACAATCCAAGATACAATTTCTGTTGTTTCGGATCTGAAAAGAGAGCACACCAGTTGGAGGCACGTGGAAGGAACTCATTGGCACACACGATTCAGTCATCTTGTTACTTATGGTGCAG GTTACTACAGCTATCTGTATGCCAAATGCTTTGCTGCAACAATATGGAAAAAGATTTTCGAGGAAGACCCATTATCAGAAGCTGCAGGATCTGCTCTAAGATCGAAATTCTTGGAGCATGGTGGAGCCAAGGATCCAGCCATCATATTGAAAGACCTTGTAGGGAATTCTGTGATAAGAAATCTGGATGGAGGCATTATCCCTGACATTACGAGCCTCGGCGAGGAGATGAAGCTAGTGAACTAG